A stretch of DNA from Natrinema halophilum:
GACGGCCCATTGTAGACGTGCTCGAGGCCTGCTCCCACTCATCGTTGCGCCCGTCACCGACGATCCGAAGAGATAGAAGCGACTTGGAATGCCCAATCGTCGTGGCCCGGGATGCCATCCTGATACGGAGAAAAGAACGGACGGTACTTGCGCACCGACTCAGTGTGCTGGTTTAGCCGCAACCGGTGCGACCGTGTTCGTGGTCTCGTCTGCCGTCGCTCCATCGTCGGATGAACTGGAGTTACCCGAATCGGTACTGCCGTCCGTTTCGTTGCCGCCAGTCTCGTTCCCACCCGTTTCGTTGCCGCCCGTCTCATTGTTCGGGGGACTCTCGACTTCCTCGAGGGAGACGTCGATCGACTCGCCGTTTACCACTGCAGTCTCGGGGACGGCCGTCTGGCCGCTGTAGTACGTCGGCTCTTGGCCACCGGTCGAGAGGACCGTCGCGGTATAGTTGCCGGTCGCCTCGACGCTACTGTCGGTGTATCCGTCCTCGACGCTGAGTTCGTCGTTCGTCGCGTACGGGACCGTCACCTCGAAGGAGCCATCATCTGCAAGCTCCGCTTGCTGCCTGTAGATGAACGTCCGACCGGTATCGGTCTCGAGTTCGACTGCGACCACCGCCGTTGCGGTACCGGCGTCGATCCCAGCTGCATCGTTGACGCTTCCCGTAATCGTCGCACCTTCGACGCGTTCGAACGTCTTTACCGAGGAAACGACGTGCGCGTCCCACATCGGTGTTCTGAGCCCCTGGAAGACCTGGTTGTTGGTGCGAGCCTGCGTGAGCCCGTCCGAAATTGCTTGCGTCTGATTCGTCCAGCCGGTTTCCCTGAGCCCCACCGAATGGTGTGGCCGAACCTGTCCCCCGACGGCCATACTGCCGACGATCGCGTAATTGTCGTTCTCGTGGACCAACCGATAGTGTTCCATCCCGGTTGCATCCTGGAGATACAGCGACGACATCGTCGTATTGTCGTAGTTCGAGTTCGCGCTTGGCAGCGTTCGTGACTGATTCTCTCCGAGCTGGAACTGCTCGCCACCGTAATAGTGACTGTAATCCGGTCCGGTCCACTCCGTGATCGCGTTGAACTTTCCGCTGGCCATCTGACTGTCGATCATTACGTAGCGCATTTCCTCTTGCTCGCTCGAGTCGTTGCCCGACACCGACTGTCGGAGTTCCTCGGTCGACCGACCGACGACGGGCTGGTCCTCGGAAATACCGTCGAGGATCAGTTCCGCCCGCTCTTCGGACTGGGCAGTCAGGAACGCAGACGACGTTCTGGCGTTCTGCTGGAACGGGTTCGAATGTGGAATCCGCTCCCCCTGTGTCGTTATCAGGTGGCCGTAGTCCCACCACGACATCACACCATAAGCACCCTCGGGGTATTCGTAGTCACCATCACCGGGCGTGTAAGTCCCGTAGTAGTCGAGTTCGTCTCCGTTGTTCGCCCCGCCGTAGTTCCCCGGCGTGGGCGTATTGTCTTTGAGCCAGTGGGTCGACTCCTCCCAGAGCATCGCGTCGGACTGCGGACCCGTCGCCTCCGCGTGATCCCAGGCAGTCGCCTGCGCCAGCGGCGGAAGAAGCGGCGCGAACAGGAGGAGGACGACGAGGAAGACGACGATAACCTGGTAGGTTTCTACCTGCTTGACGGACTCGAGACTGCTCTCGAGATCCAGATCGAAGAGTTGGGCGAGTTCGGAGACGAACGCCGCATTGACGATCGCGACCGCGAGTACGAGGTAATACATGAAGCGGACCTGCGTCGCGGCCATGCTGATCAGGAAGAGTGTCCAGACAATGACGAGCGTGTGTTCGGTGCGATAGTTCCGGCCGAGCAGCGGCCGAATCGCAAGGAAGGCCAGTCCCGCGAGCATCGTGTAGAACGCACTGCCAAACTCGGCGAAGACAGTGTTGAAGAAGTTATCCGGCGGCTGGGCCTCGACGATGGTGAGGGTGCCCGTACTTGGGTTAAGCGGGAGCAAGCGACTAGTGAGGTTTCCAACGAGCGTGTTGAAGAGACTAGGTAGCGCAAGCCACATGACGGCCAAGACAGCGATGATAATGCCCCCGACCGCTGCTGGGTAGTAGTGGCGCTCGAGGCCGCGTTTGTTCCACTCGCGGGCGAGCCAGGCCATAAAGAGACAGCCAGCCGCCACGAAGAGGGCGGCCAGAGGCTGAAGGAAGCTAAAACTCGTCGTGCTGAAACCCGGTTGTTCGATAAGCAGCATCGTCAAAAACGCAGTTAGACCGAAACTCACCACGCCGGTGAAGGCGATATGATCCGGAGAGATTCCGCGGACGTAGTCGAGAATAAGTTGGATGGTAAAGAAGATCCCGAAAATACCGATCAGCAGGATACCAGCAGGCCAGACCCAGATGTACAGTGTCAGTGCAAGGCCAGCAAGTGCGCTATAAATGGCTGGTGTACGGAGAGCGGTCCAGTCTCGGTCGACGACCAGTTCGTAAACCGGTTTTTCACGTTCGCCCACGGTGAGGGCAACCATCATCGCAACGACAGCAATCGCCATGAACAGTACCTCCCCGATGTGGTGATCGAGTTGGCCTACCGTCGAACGCGCGAGGAATTGTCCCTTCGTAAGTGCGAGAACGAGAACTGAGACGATTCCACCGAGCGTTCCCCCGAGGCGCCGTCCCGCATAAAAGACGGGGACTGCTACGAGCGCAGCCATAATCGGGATGGAGAGTAGCGATACCGCATACAGCGTCTCGGCCGATGGGTCGCCGAGGCCGACGATCATCGCCACAGTGACGATGAGCTGGTCGTACAGCGTCCCGAACTGGCCGACGTAGTTGCCGGTCGGGAACCCAGTCCAGACCTCGTAGGGCATCGTGTGGGGATAGTTCTCGGCCGTCCAGTTGATCGTTCGCCAGTGATACCACGAGTCGATCCCCGCGAGTGCAGGTGTGCCGTCGTTGGTAACGAATCGGTCGTACGATTGGGTTCGTACCCAGACCATAAACAGCATCACGAGCCCGATAACGGGAAGGTGATACCAGTCCCGCCACGACTCGAGGACAGAGGTTACAGCCCCCTCCTCAACGTGTTCGGTGTCTGTACTCATTAGGTTGCACCAGACCAAAGCCAAGAATAAGCCTTGTCATATACTCGCGGTTATTTTGGACCGGTCTAGCAACAGATTGGATACGCCGACTGTTCGATTGAGATTACTAACACGGAAGGCGCTCACGGTATTGGGTAGAGTAGCTGGTTTCAGTAGAAACCGTATCTCTGAAGCCATATTTCGGCGGGCGATCTGCGTTCTCTCGCCGCCGACAAGGGCTACGACAAACGAGTGTTCCATGAACTCGATTCAGGCCCATACCCCGCCGTATCTGTGTGTAAGACCGTCTCGAACACGATCAGCACGGACTTGTCGATGTCGTCCACATCCACGGCTTTTTCTACGCCACCGACCGGGAGGAGTTGTTCCAGAGCCCTGGTGGAGGTATCGTTGAATTTCTAAACTACGAGTCATTGCTGGGTAAGTTGATGGCACCGCTCGTCTGGCACCATTCTGGTGCCCGAAGTCCCATGGCCAGCAAAAATGCCCGAAACGAGGGGAAACAGGATGGGAGAGGCCTACCAGAGAAACACCGAGAACGATTACCGTCGATTTAGTAAGTATACTAACATGTTCATCTCAGAACGTTTTGTTTGGACGTGCAGTTCAAAATCGCGAATGCCCTCGAGAATCCTCACCGACATCGAATAGTCAGTATCTGGTGAATACGTCATGGTACTCGAAAGTTTTATCATTTAAAACTGGGGACGGAACAGTATGGAAATACTCGTAATCGGGCTTGACGGTCTTTCGTATAATATGTTGGACCGTTTTGACGTTTCATTTCCCTATTTGGATTCTGTGAGAGAACAGGGAGTTTCCGGTGACTTGATGAGCGTCGACACGCCGACGACGATTCCAGCGTGGACTTCGTTTGCGACGGGAAAGGATCCCGGCAGTCACGGTGTCCACAATATGAATCAGGTGTCAAGCGAGTACGAGTACGGGCCAGTGAAACCTAATACGAGTGATGCAGCAGTGTACGATTTTCTCGACGACGCTCTCTTTCTCAATCTTCCAGCCTCCACAGGTCGTATTCCCTGCGCAGACGGTACGCTCGTCGAGTCGTCGTTGCTCGAGAAGACGAAAGCGGAGATGGTCCCCGAACCGTTGCGCGACCTCGATACCTACGAGGCGTACAATCCGATGCACGACCACTCGAAGAAGCAGCGACCGAACGTCTACCGTGACCACCTCCGTGACATTATCGCGTCTCGGGAGCGGTTCGCGCGGGAAGCCTTCGAGACGCACGACCCGCGGTTCGGCTTCGTACTGTTCTCGGCAACTGACTGGGCCGGACATATGCTCTCGAAGCTCACTTCCGAGGCAAAACGCGAAGAATTCTATCGAACAATTGTCGAAGACATCGGCAAAGCAGTCGAAGAACTCGCCGAGTTGGGGGAAAACGTCGTGCTGATGAGTGACCACGGCTTCGAGTACAAACACCATACGATCCACCTCGCTGACTGGCTACACGAACAGGGCTACCTCTCAGTAACCTCAAACGACGATAGCAAGAGTCACGGTGTCGTCGACCGCCTCGCTGACCGAACGGTTGAATTCGGTGTATCGACCGCACAATCGTTGTCGAGACGGTCCGATCGACTCTACGACTTCTTCCGGTTAGTCCACAACCGGCTCCTCGGGAGCGGCCTCGGCGACCGGATTCACGAGGCCTCGACGCCGGACGTCGACTACCCCGAATCGACAGCGTGGCAGCTCCGGTACGGCTGTCTATACCTCAACGACGACCGCTTCGAAAGTCCGAAGGTGAGTGCCGACGAACGGGAGCAACTCCAGCGCGAGCTCGTCTCCGGCCTCCGTGAGCTGACCGTCGACGGCGAGCGGATCTTTCGTGACGTACTCACTCCCGAGGAGGCCTATGCCGACCCCAGCACCGAGATGCCAGACGTGATCTCACGGCCTGCATCCGGCTACCACGCGATCACCCACTGGTCACCGACCGGCGGCTACACGAGTCCGACCGAGAACTTCGAACACAGATACCGTGGTCTCATCGCTGCCACGGGACCGCTATTCGGCACTGGCGAAATCGAGGGAATGTCTATCGTTGATTTGCTACCGTCGCTGCTCGCGGCGATGGGTGAGCCGCTCTCGCCGGAATTCGACGGAACGGTCCAGTCCGAACTGCTAGCGGACGAGCCGGCTGTCGAGTACCTCGATTCGGATGCGATTCCAACTCCACAGGTGCGAGGCGAGAGCCGAGCAGAGCAGGCAGAGCGCGAGGCGGTCGTCGAGGAGCGACTTGCCGACCTCGGGTATATGGAGTGACGCTCTCGACGTTCAGTCTCCGCCGAGAACCACTCGGCGTTGACCCGACGACCACTGCCATCCCATCCATCAACCACTACTGGCTCACCTCGCAGAGCTTATAGGTGGGCGTCAGAAGAGGTACTAGCGACAACCGCATGGTCAACGAGTCAGAGTTCGAGTCGATACAGAGTCGTAGCCAGCAGCCACACGAAGCCGTCGACCTGGAAACAGTGTTCGAGTCGGCATCGGTCGTCATTCCGACCGCACGGGAGCGAAACTTCACGGCCGAAAGCCTCCCGAGCTGGATTGATCCGATTATCGCCACCGAGGAGGGTCTCAACGTCGCTCGAAACCGGGGGATCGAACGGGCCGACGGAGAGTGGATCGTCCTCGTCGACGACGATGTGACGTTCCCGACTCGACTCACTGCGTGGCTGATCGACAGCATGCATCCGCTACATCTGGCCGGACTCGAAGACTACTGGCCGATGGACGGCATCCTCGGCCGGTATATGGTGTTCCACAGATCGCTCTGGGAGCAGATCGGCGGTTTCGACGAGTCGAGACCACACGGTGGGGACACGGATTTCGTCATCCGATGTCGGAACACCGGTGCATCGGTCGTGCGACTCCCCCGTCGGCTGATTCCCCACCATGATGCCGCCGGGGAGTTTACTACGACCCAACACGTCGAGTGGCTGTGGTATCTCGTCCGACGACACCCACGTCAGATGGTGCCGAAGGCGGCGAAACTCCTACTGCGGAAACTCGGACTCCTCTCGCCACGCCGTGGCACGTACCCCGACGGCTGGGAAAGTGCTGTCTGGCGCGTCCCCGAGGAGGGTGACGAAGAATGACGAACGTCCTGCTGATCGTTATGGACAGCGTTCGTGCGAGAAACACCTCCCTGCACGGCCACACACACGAAACGACACCGTATCTGTCCGAACTCGCCAACGAGGCTACCGTCTACGAACAGGCCCGCAGCCCAGGAACGTGGAGTCTTCCCAGCCACACGAGCATCTTTACTGGGTTCCACGTCCTCGAGCACGGAATCACGCGGGCGCGACACAAACTCGAACCCGGTCACACGATCTTCGAAGAACTCAACGACAACGGGTATACGACGGGTGTGTTCTCCGAAAATACGTGGATCACCGATATGGACTGTGGACTCCGTGATGCGTTCGACACCGTCGAGGGGGCTCGGAACCTCCTGTTCCCAGACGCTATCGATCCCTCGAACTTCGTGCTCTCGGAGGGACAGGGACAGTACACGCAATTCCTCCGTCGCTGTCTCGACCGCGATGACACGCTTCAATCACTCGCCAACGGTGCGTTCACAAAACTCGCGTGGGACTATCCGCAACTACTGCCGGATCGGTTCACCTCCTCGACGCCAGCCGAGGTGTACGGCGATCTATTCCTCGACTGGCAGGCCGAGCAGTCGGGACCGTGGGCAGCGACGATTAACTTCATGGACGCCCACCTGCCGTACCTCCCGGACGCGGAGCACGACAAATGGGGCGGCAAGCGTCTCCGGGCGCTCCAAGACGAGATGGACGATCAGGTCTGGGAGTTCAACGGCGGAAAGCGACCGTGGTGGCAACGGAAGGCCCTGGAGGGGCTGTACGACGGGACGATCCACCAGATGGACACACAGATCGAACGGATCGTTCGAAGGCTCCGTGAGCGCGGCGTCCTCGACGATACCCTGCTCGTGGTTACCAGCGACCATGGCGAAGGATTCGGCGAACCGAGCCGTATCCGTGGTGACCGAGACAGCCCACAGCCGAACGCACGCGTCGCCGCCCACGGTGCCGGAATCCACGAAGTGCTCTGTCACGTCCCGCTGCTCGTCCGCCCGCCGGGCGGTGGTGTCGGCGACCGCGTCGACGAACCGGCGACGCTCACCCAGTTCCCGACCGTGGTAAGGGAAACGCTCGCAGGCACCGCGGCGTCGTTCATCCCCGACGAGCCGGTCGTGGTTTCCTCACACGGCCTCGAAGAGCCGATGGAGGAACGGGCGTCTCGGTATGCCGGTGATCTCTACCGGTTCAACGGTGACTGTCGAGCGGTGTACGAGTCCGACGGGGAGACGGTTCGCAAGTTCCTCTCGTGGCGTGACAAGCGGCGACGAGTCGATGTCGCCGATGCGTTCGCGTCCTGGCTCGCGTCGGATTCGGACGACGACGTCGTCGACGAGCGATGCGACTCGATAACGGATCGTGGCGTGCGAAGGGACTCCGATGCCGAAGTCGACGATGCGACTCAGAAGCGACTCGAGGACCTGGGGTATATGTGACAGATGCATACAATATGTGGGAAATCGTTGATAAAACCGAGCAGCCATGGTTGTATTGGTAGATGTAGCCTCAATACGGATGAATCACAGCACTTGTTACGTTTCAGCTCAGGGTGATAAACGATGATCCAACCACACGGCAACACTCTCGTCGACAGGGTCGTCACTCCACAGAGGGCCGAAGAGATACAGACCGGTTTTGACGACCTCTTTACTGTCGAACTCGACTGGAACCTCTTTTTCGACTTCGCAAACCTCGCCCAGGGCGTCTACAGCCCGCTCAATGGGTTCATGTCTCGCAACGACTTTATGAAAGTTGTCAACGATATTACGCTCGAAAGCGGCGTCCCATGGCCGCTTCCGGTCGTCCTCGATGTCGACGCCGAAACGGCAAACGATGTCAAGCCAGGCGAGAGGATCGGGATCACAGTATCTAACGGGACACCTGTCGGGATTTTAGACGTTGATACCGTCTACCGCTACAACGAAGACGAGGTCTGTACTCAACTGTTCGGAACCACCGACGACGACCACCCCGGCGTGCGGACCATCCAGTCGAAGGCGCCGTTCTTCATTGGTGGGCCGATCAAAGCGTTTCCGGATGCGATCACCCGGCGGGGAGACCACGACCTCACACCAAAGGAAACGCGCGTCCTGTTCAAAAAACACGGCTGGGATACGGTCGTCGGCTTCCAGACGCGGAACGTTCCCCACCGTGCGCACGAGTATCTGCAGAAATCGGCTCTCGAGCACGTCGACGGGCTTCTAATCCAACCCAAGATCGGAGAAAAGAAATCGGGTGATTACATGAACGGAGCTATTTTGCAAGGGTACCGAACGCTAATCGATAACTACTATCCGACCGACAGGGTTGCACTTGCGATGTTCAAGTCCAGAATGTGGTACGCCGGGCCACGAGAGGCCATATTCGATTCGATTGTTCGTAAAAACTATGGTTGTACCCACTTCATTATCGGACGAGACCATGCAGGCGTCGGGAACTACTACGGCGATTTTGAAGCACAAGAACTGTTCGACGCCGTCGGCAATATCGGGATTGAACCGTTGTATTACCACTATGCCTTCTACTGTCATATTTGTGATGGTATCGTCTCGGAGAAAATTTGTCCACACGACAACGAATACCACCTCGAGCCGAGCGGTACGAAACTCCGAAATATGCTGTCCGACGGGAAAAAACCGCCCGCAGAATTGATGCGACCGGAAGTTGCCGAAACCGTATTAACACTTGGCGACGTATTTGTCGAAAACTAATGTTTACACTTTGGTTTATGGGTCGGCCCTCAGCAGGGAAATCTACTCTGGCGAGCCATGTCGAGGACCAACTTGTCGAAGCCGGCTATCCGATCGAAAATCTCGATGGAGATGACATTCGGAAACACCTCCACCCTGATCTTGGGTTCTCTCGAGAGGACAGGCGAACAAACAATCGGCGAACTGCGTACATCGCAAAACTGCTCAATCGTAACGATATCCCTGTTATTGTCGGGATGATTACCCCGTTCCGTGACTCCCAGGAACAGGCCCGCGACATTATCGAAGACGAGGGGGAGTTCGTCCAAATTTATGTGAAGTGCTCCGTTGAGGCCGCCGAAGAGCGCGACCCGAAAGGGCTCTACCAACAGGCTCGCGAGAAAAACATCGAAAAGTTCACCGGTGTGAACCACCCGTTCCAGGAACCGCTCAATCCTGAGATCATCGTCGACACCGAAGCGCAGTCCATCGACGACTGTGTCGACGACGTAATGACGCAACTGGAGACACTCGGTGTGCTCGATGAGCGTCTCGACGACGACTACTCGTTTTCGATCACCCGCTCGGAAGAACAGGACATCACCGAACGACTCGAAGAACTCGGCTATCTCGAAGAGTAAACGACAGCGATCTCAGGCAGAGCGATCGGAGTCGGCAAGTGGATCAGCGGTCGTGATGAGTCCACAGGCCTCGAACTCTTCGAGATAGCTTCTGACAAACTCGTAGTCAAGGTCGAACTTGTCGGCAATATCGAAGGCGGTGTGTTCTCCATCGAGGTAGCGCAGAATTCGGTGGCGAAATTCGTGGATGTTCCCCGTGTCCCTCGCCTCGATCTCGTTGGGATCGATATACAGATCGTACTTCGGATTTGCGAGACTCGGCATCCCCTCGAAGGTCCGCATCGGAACGAAGTCCGATTCCAGTACTTCGATTACCCGTTCGAGATACGAACAGTAACGTTCGAGCCGATGCTCCGAGATGATCTCCGGGTTGTCGAAATGTGTGTGATATTCTTCGTAGGGGAACCGTGTGACAGATACTGTCGGAATCTCGAACCCTGGCGATTCGAAGACTATCTCGTCGTTGCCGATCTGACTCCGGAATGGCCCTACTTCACCGTCGTCGACAGTCCTATTCAGCACGTAGGTTGCAACCCGGTCGAGCCTTGTCTCGCCGGTAAAAGTTCGCTGGAGCAGGATTCGGTTATCGTTGCCCGGCATTTCGAGGAAGATTCCGTACTGGACGTCGTCAATCTTGTCGCCGTTTGTAGCAAAATACGCTGCAGAACCGACCAACTCCTGGACGATGAGAAACGTATACGAATAGGTAAGCGACTCCCGCTGCTGGAGGCGGTTCATCAGCTCACAGCCAACAGCGACCCCGGCGAGATCGTCATTTGCCATCCCTGTATGATCGAGGTGGGCTGCCAGCAGGATCGTTTCGTCGCGCTGGCCCTCGATGTGGTGTTCGCCCACCAGCATTTCGTCATCTTCGAACTCTGTTTCGATACAGACCTCGTACGTCTCGCTATCGAGGGAATCGACAGTCTCCTGACGGGCACAGAACCCCCACTCGCTGTCCCACGGGCGGTAGTTCTGTCGGAAGTGCCACGGGATCGCATCCGACATCTCCGAGTGGGTGTGAACGTGATCGAGGAGTTCCGACTTCGTGATCGTGGCCTCGAATGGCTCAGAGTAGGAGATCAGATGCAGCGGGTGGTCGTCGTAATCAATAATTCGGTCGCCATCGACCGCAACGTACGCGTCATTGACGGACCATTTCTGTGGAACGACCCACGAATCCCAGATTTCGGTGCCGCTTTCGTAGGCGTGGATATCGAGATTGAGTTTGTACTCGTCTATATAGTCGAGACACTGTTCGTAGTCATCGGTGACGAATCCGCGATTAGTCAGGTACAACTCTTCGACGAGTTCTTTCATCGGTTAGTACCTGTAAGTCGTTCGACGGCAGCTCGGCAGTCGGCCGCAAGCTCCGGTTCGAGAAAGAAACTTCGATGGAGACGGCTGTCGAGACTCGCAAAGAGCTCGTCGTCAGCCTGAAGCAGTCGGTGCCGAGCCTCCTCCTGACCGAGCGTTCCGGTTGTCTCGGCAGCCGTCGACTCGCCGTCGTATGCCAGTATCCACTCTGCGAGTTCGTCGGTCGGGATGGTGGGCGGATCGAGTAGCTCCGCGTCGGTGAAGCCCGTCTCTGAGACGTACTTGTGTTCGTAGTCGAACAACGCCATCTCGGAGAAACACAACCGCTCGATGTAGCTGACCACGCGCTCGTTGAGTTCCTGTTCCCACTTCCGAACCGAATCGGTGTTGAACGACGGCTCTTCATCTTCATACGACGTGTTCTGGATCCATGGCTCGCCGCGGCCGTCGGTGAATTCGCCAGGGTTTAGGATCGATTTATCGAGTTCAATGTCGAGGAAATCACACATTCGCCGCGACGTTTCCTCCGGCGTCGTGACGAGGTCCTCGTATCGAACCACGAGCACGTCGTCGGAGAGACGCTCGTCGTGTGTCGCATACTGGTGGGTGAGCAGTGCCAGTTTCCGCCACTGGCGAGCGAGGAACAGCCACGGATATTTCGCGTCACGGCTATATTTCGAAGCACAGACGGCTCGCGGATCTCGAACCACGAGAACGAATTTGCTGTCAGGAACCGCATCTTTCACCGCTGGTGCAAATTCTGTCGTCCACACCTCCTTCGTTCCGATCCACGCTTCGTCGCCGGTTCCGTACTGGGCCGGAACTTCCGCAAGTAGTTGCTCAAAGACATCCGAGAAGGTATCTCCGGTCGTGTGCTCTGGGCCGAGTGCGTTAGCAATGTAGGGAGAGAACGGTTCACAGTGGTCGACAATACGAGACGCCAGTTCTTCGGAATCGCGGTCGAAAGTCCTCTCGAACGTGGTTGACTGTATAGCGTCGTACAGACCGAGTGCTTTCTCGTCCGCAAAATATGCACCCAACGGATCGTAGGGCTCAAAGTCGACGCTTTGCTCGGCGGCGACCGAATCCCGTACTGCATTGTAAAACGGACGAATCGGATCCGAGGCACAGACGATATCTTCGTGTGTGTCAAGCATCCGAGCTAAAAGCGTCGTTCCGGACCGAAACATTCCAAAAACGAACAAATGGCCCCTCATATATGGTATTTTATACTAATTCAGCTCTTAAAAGCATTTTGAGATCGGGGCCAGTGTAAACCCAGTTACAAGTAAGGGAAAGCGATGGCTGTTGGAGAATGATATACCATAACTAATTGTAAGATTTTCTTATCTAATTTCCAGTTATCACCATAGAAAGTCGGCAGCTCGTCTCCAGACGATCGCTACAAAACATCGTCAATCCAACATATTCGGCTCAATCGTCGAATAATGAGTCAAACGACCCAAGGAGGCGGGTGATTCAGAATTTTGTTAATTACTGTTTGTGACCGTGTGAAACTGCCAGGCATTCAGGACATTATAATGTAGGACGGTTCACATTGTCGATGAGTTTATCAACTATTTTTATAATTTCATGTTATGGACTACTACAGACGTTGTGTATATCCAAGAAATACACAACCGACTATAGAGTTCGATGATACGAGTGTATGTTCGGGTTGCCGATGGGAAGAACACAAACACAAAATTGACTGGGAAGCCCGCGAAGTCCGACTCAGAGAAATCCTCGAGGAATACAAACAGATCGCAGACAAACGAAACAACGAATACGATTGTATTGTCGGCGTGTCAGGTGGAAAAGACAGCCACTAGATCGTATATACGCTCACCGAAAAATACGACATGAACCCGCTTCTCGTCACGTACAATCATGGATACAATTCGGAAGTTGGCCTCCGAAACCTGCGTAATTTAGTTAGGCAATCCAACTGCGATCTGATTCGGTGTACGTCGAAACCGGACACTGTTCGGGAGATCAGTCGGTATATGCTGAAAGAAGACGGTGATATTACGTGGCCGTACCACGCGGGATTAACGGCATTCCCATTGCAGATTGCGATCAAAAACGACATGCCACTCCAGATATTCGGCGAAGGTCAGACACCACCAGAGGAGCTACAGCTGGACGATCTGGATGCGTTGCCTGAAGTGAGTTCGGAGACGATAGAGAACCGTCTTCACGGCCAGAGGCCGAAGAAATGCTCGACAATCCTTACGTCGATGTAACCATAACGACCTGTCTCCGTACATCGTGCCAGCCGAGGCGGAATTCGAATCTGTCGGGTTCAGATGGATTTATCTCGGCAGCTATATCAAGTGGGACAAGTTGAAACAGACCCGACTCCTTGTCAAAGAGTATGACTTCGAGATGAACCGAACAAACGTGAACGTACCTTCAACCAGTACGAACATATCGACAATCATACGAACGTAGTACACGGCTATCTAAAATTCCTGAAATACGGATACGGACGTGCAACCGATCACGCTCACCATGAAGTGACTGCAGGTCGGATGTCACGCGAGGAGGCGATTGATCTCGTCGAACAATGGGATCCAATCCGGCAAGACAGTCTCGATTTCTATCTCGACTACCTTGAGATCACTGAAGAGGAGTTCATGGACGCCATCGAACCGATGCGTGACGAGCGAATATGGGAAAAACAGGACAGAGTGGCAACGAACTGACTCCATCGGACATCACAAAGACGACGCAGGTGTCGATGATGTTCGGTTGAACCTTGTTCCGCCGGAAGACCGGACGTTCGGTGAGAACAATACAGGGTTCTATTACTCTGAGGAGTTAGAACCAAAACAATCAGACAATCCCCTTCGTTACACTTGAGGACAACTCGACGTTCACTATCTTTTAAACAGTGGTTCGATGATCAACGATCAAATCCGGACAAGGATGCCAAACACCACGTAAGAAATTGACTCGCGAGATACTCCATTGGAATAATCGACCAAGATGCATATTTGCGTGCAAACAAGCAGAGGTATGCCAAACATTAAAATAAACGAAACGA
This window harbors:
- a CDS encoding DUF4910 domain-containing protein; its protein translation is MKELVEELYLTNRGFVTDDYEQCLDYIDEYKLNLDIHAYESGTEIWDSWVVPQKWSVNDAYVAVDGDRIIDYDDHPLHLISYSEPFEATITKSELLDHVHTHSEMSDAIPWHFRQNYRPWDSEWGFCARQETVDSLDSETYEVCIETEFEDDEMLVGEHHIEGQRDETILLAAHLDHTGMANDDLAGVAVGCELMNRLQQRESLTYSYTFLIVQELVGSAAYFATNGDKIDDVQYGIFLEMPGNDNRILLQRTFTGETRLDRVATYVLNRTVDDGEVGPFRSQIGNDEIVFESPGFEIPTVSVTRFPYEEYHTHFDNPEIISEHRLERYCSYLERVIEVLESDFVPMRTFEGMPSLANPKYDLYIDPNEIEARDTGNIHEFRHRILRYLDGEHTAFDIADKFDLDYEFVRSYLEEFEACGLITTADPLADSDRSA
- the cysC gene encoding adenylyl-sulfate kinase, whose product is MFTLWFMGRPSAGKSTLASHVEDQLVEAGYPIENLDGDDIRKHLHPDLGFSREDRRTNNRRTAYIAKLLNRNDIPVIVGMITPFRDSQEQARDIIEDEGEFVQIYVKCSVEAAEERDPKGLYQQAREKNIEKFTGVNHPFQEPLNPEIIVDTEAQSIDDCVDDVMTQLETLGVLDERLDDDYSFSITRSEEQDITERLEELGYLEE
- a CDS encoding sulfatase, giving the protein MTNVLLIVMDSVRARNTSLHGHTHETTPYLSELANEATVYEQARSPGTWSLPSHTSIFTGFHVLEHGITRARHKLEPGHTIFEELNDNGYTTGVFSENTWITDMDCGLRDAFDTVEGARNLLFPDAIDPSNFVLSEGQGQYTQFLRRCLDRDDTLQSLANGAFTKLAWDYPQLLPDRFTSSTPAEVYGDLFLDWQAEQSGPWAATINFMDAHLPYLPDAEHDKWGGKRLRALQDEMDDQVWEFNGGKRPWWQRKALEGLYDGTIHQMDTQIERIVRRLRERGVLDDTLLVVTSDHGEGFGEPSRIRGDRDSPQPNARVAAHGAGIHEVLCHVPLLVRPPGGGVGDRVDEPATLTQFPTVVRETLAGTAASFIPDEPVVVSSHGLEEPMEERASRYAGDLYRFNGDCRAVYESDGETVRKFLSWRDKRRRVDVADAFASWLASDSDDDVVDERCDSITDRGVRRDSDAEVDDATQKRLEDLGYM
- the sat gene encoding sulfate adenylyltransferase gives rise to the protein MIQPHGNTLVDRVVTPQRAEEIQTGFDDLFTVELDWNLFFDFANLAQGVYSPLNGFMSRNDFMKVVNDITLESGVPWPLPVVLDVDAETANDVKPGERIGITVSNGTPVGILDVDTVYRYNEDEVCTQLFGTTDDDHPGVRTIQSKAPFFIGGPIKAFPDAITRRGDHDLTPKETRVLFKKHGWDTVVGFQTRNVPHRAHEYLQKSALEHVDGLLIQPKIGEKKSGDYMNGAILQGYRTLIDNYYPTDRVALAMFKSRMWYAGPREAIFDSIVRKNYGCTHFIIGRDHAGVGNYYGDFEAQELFDAVGNIGIEPLYYHYAFYCHICDGIVSEKICPHDNEYHLEPSGTKLRNMLSDGKKPPAELMRPEVAETVLTLGDVFVEN
- a CDS encoding sulfotransferase family protein; the protein is MRGHLFVFGMFRSGTTLLARMLDTHEDIVCASDPIRPFYNAVRDSVAAEQSVDFEPYDPLGAYFADEKALGLYDAIQSTTFERTFDRDSEELASRIVDHCEPFSPYIANALGPEHTTGDTFSDVFEQLLAEVPAQYGTGDEAWIGTKEVWTTEFAPAVKDAVPDSKFVLVVRDPRAVCASKYSRDAKYPWLFLARQWRKLALLTHQYATHDERLSDDVLVVRYEDLVTTPEETSRRMCDFLDIELDKSILNPGEFTDGRGEPWIQNTSYEDEEPSFNTDSVRKWEQELNERVVSYIERLCFSEMALFDYEHKYVSETGFTDAELLDPPTIPTDELAEWILAYDGESTAAETTGTLGQEEARHRLLQADDELFASLDSRLHRSFFLEPELAADCRAAVERLTGTNR